A genome region from Sceloporus undulatus isolate JIND9_A2432 ecotype Alabama chromosome 1, SceUnd_v1.1, whole genome shotgun sequence includes the following:
- the GFRAL gene encoding GDNF family receptor alpha-like, giving the protein MTLICHHDDISGERCLGTRTPAHHHHMPRVDRGIARWRMVAEMLALHSMSASTLHTQISRCQQLKEKCITAGDECESVWHLLEEVCYVSGNSCVVQDSANCNKIIQFLVDQFSEFKDCMCTKDNCSMKTFQVKECSSHQGQPEHSSSTRKFPQQTKSQVTGLMGLLGRNDCFVAKELCRGDDSCSTRYKNFLRACRAETAKCSLPMAGQQCFTAWKELQRTILGNCTCPEPVQRRCTKIWKHIFNNTCLDYAQGFYNPATSKESYTDRMKIKSQWKSSALSNYEYKHRQSCFQLNVECVNDEVCNRQLALYLRVCQANGTQCKMRQCQEALQFFYENMPFNVAQMLTFCDCMLSDENCHQAKGLLHGKPCAVHLVPAPSCLSIIHTCQANTLCRVKYENFTSKCLKYISQACLEDKACLQFLDSSDLICSDSDECKAAYINLRGSALQVECSCDTTSTDERSACKWFQQVFHGKSCFNQISGGKADLHSSLVDLNGKLLPATGEQSFSYGGEDNVME; this is encoded by the exons ATGACGCTCATATGCCATCATGATGACATTTCTGGCGAGCGCTGTTTGGGCACTCGGACACCCGCGCATCATCATCACATGCCCCGTGTGGACAGGGGCATTGCAAGATGGCGCATGGTTgctgaaa TGCTTGCACTACATTCCATGAGTGCATCTACTTTGCACACCCAAATCTCCAGATGTCAACAGctgaaagagaaatgcattacaGCAGGGGATGAATGTGAAAGTGTCTGGCATTTACTGGAAGAAGTTTGCTATGTTTCAG GCAACAGCTGTGTTGTGCAAGATTCAGCTAACTGCAATAAAATCATCCAATTCTTAGTTGATCAGTTCTCAGAATTTAAAGATTGCATGTGCACAAAGGATAACTGCAGCATGAAAACATTCCAGGTCAAGGAATGCTCCAGTCATCAAG GACAACCAGAGCATTCCTCGTCCACACGAAAATTTCCACAGCAGACCAAATCCCAAGTAACGGGGCTCATGGGCTTGTTAGGCAGAAATGATTGCTTTGTTGCCAAGGAACTGTGCCGAGGAGACGATTCCTGTTCTACCCGTTATAAGAATTTCCTGAGAGCCTGCAGAGCAGAGACAGCCAAATGTAGCCTCCCAATGGCAGGGCAGCAATGCTTTACAGCATGGAAGGAGCTGCAGAGGACAATCCTGGGGAACTGCACCTGTCCAGAACCAGTGCAGAGAAGGTGCACAAAAATCTGGAAACACATCTTTAACAACACCTGTTTAGACTATGCACAAGGGTTTTACAACCCAGCCACCAGTAAGGAAAGCTACACAG ATCGGATGAAAATAAAATCACAGTGGAAGTCATCAGCCCTTTCAAACTATG AGTACAAACACCGGCAGTCCTGTTTCCAACTAAATGTGGAATGTGTTAATGATGAAGTCTGTAACAGACAATTAGCTTTATATCTTCGAGTTTGCCAGGCAAATGGAACACAGTGCAAAATGAGACAATGCCAAGAAGCACTACAGTTCTTCTATGAAAATATGCCTTTCAATGTTGCCCAGATGTTGACATTTTGCGATTGCATGCTGTCAGATGAAAATTGCCACCAGGCCAAAGGACTCCTTCATGGCAAACCATGTGCAGTCCATTTGGTTCCAGCACCTTCATGTCTTAGCATAATTCACACATGCCAAGCAAACACTCTCTGTCG GGTCAAATATGAGAATTTTACATCAAAGTGTTTAAAATACATCAGCCAAGCATGCCTTGAAGATAAAGCCTGCCTACAGTTTTTGGACAGCAGTGATCTGATTTGTTCTGACAGTGATGAGTGCAAAGCAGCTTACATAAATCTGAGGGGCTCTGCCCTTCAAGTTGAGTGCTCTTGCGACACCACTTCAACGGATGAACGGTCTGCATGCAAATGGTTCCAACAAGTGTTCCATGGCAAATCCTGTTTCA ATCAAATATCAGGTGGAAAAGCTGACCTTCATTCATCACTTGTGGATCTAAATGGAAAATTACTTCCTGCAACCGGTGAACAGTCTTTCTCTTATG GAGGTGAAGACAATGTGATGGagtaa